In one window of Pseudodesulfovibrio sp. JC047 DNA:
- a CDS encoding ABC transporter permease yields MQVFSISPFEMVASPWRNRSLVLELSKRDILARYKGTLVGALWTFVNPLLMLAVYSFVFGFVFKTSWRGGTGNGGEFPLVLFSGLIVFNVFSECISRGPTLILSHISYVKKVIFPLEILPLVTLLSSLFHAVISFIVWLVAYFFILGVPDIHILLTPLLITPFLMVVMGVSWLLASLGVYLRDISQAVGVIVTVVMFMSPLFYALKDIPEPFRSYLYINPLTFIIEEMRKVLFLGQLPDMYLLGGYSGVALLTMWLGFGWFQKSRGGFADVL; encoded by the coding sequence TTGCAAGTATTCTCCATTTCTCCATTTGAGATGGTTGCCAGTCCATGGCGAAATCGTTCACTGGTCCTTGAGCTTTCCAAGCGAGACATTTTGGCCCGATATAAAGGGACACTTGTGGGGGCGCTGTGGACTTTTGTTAACCCCTTGCTAATGCTGGCGGTGTATTCTTTTGTTTTTGGTTTTGTATTCAAAACGAGTTGGCGAGGGGGAACAGGCAACGGCGGGGAATTTCCTCTTGTGCTGTTTTCAGGCCTCATCGTGTTCAACGTATTTTCAGAATGCATTTCCCGAGGGCCAACGTTGATTCTCTCACACATAAGTTATGTGAAAAAAGTGATATTTCCCTTGGAAATACTGCCATTGGTCACGCTTCTTTCCTCCCTCTTTCATGCGGTTATCAGCTTTATAGTTTGGCTAGTTGCATATTTCTTTATACTGGGTGTTCCGGATATCCATATTTTGCTGACGCCACTTTTGATCACCCCTTTTCTCATGGTCGTGATGGGGGTTTCTTGGCTCCTAGCATCGTTGGGAGTGTACCTCAGAGACATATCACAGGCTGTTGGCGTCATAGTCACCGTCGTCATGTTTATGTCTCCCTTGTTTTATGCCCTCAAGGATATTCCCGAGCCATTTAGGAGCTATTTGTACATCAATCCATTGACTTTCATAATTGAAGAGATGCGGAAAGTTCTATTTTTGGGTCAATTGCCGGATATGTATCTGCTTGGTGGATACAGCGGTGTGGCGTTGCTGACGATGTGGCTGGGCTTCGGCTGGTTCCAGAAGTCAAGGGGGGGGTTTGCCGATGTCCTCTGA